A window of the Planococcus citri chromosome 4, ihPlaCitr1.1, whole genome shotgun sequence genome harbors these coding sequences:
- the LOC135843504 gene encoding uncharacterized protein LOC135843504, which yields MNILFGTMFLATFWIEMQCLPKDPNPMCDVKQTKHHTLLANCSLLTTDVNIVPRDLSSEIEEMIISTQYINASEISNDLFKHYVKLKRLELSDIWGKRDNQSSLLMVFHEDAFSKLEKLEKLTIHKVKFDKNADFIWPPNLKRLELTIVELQQLVNTKSLTNLEYLDLSNNKLEQFPKLNEKAYKLDTIILKDNPIAMITVEQVAPYCLLTTLDLALTKEANFTKTGVDFCPCLRLLNWLKKKVPSSEGIKLECGSIGSGANAIQLGNSQCPNSTTFTEKELKLYSDCTSTSGNPADSPLWELLLYAVLFSVLFPIGYFANEAYNRYSARSEDASHVSHNTGKRLKRRLAAHCKESYECETECEEDCVETEQDET from the exons ATGAATATATtatttg GTACTATGTTTCTGGCGACATTTTGGATAGAGATGCAGTGTCTACCAAAAGATCCTAATCCGATGTGTGATGTTAAACAAACGAAGCATCATACTCTTCTGGCAAACTGTTCACTTTTGACTACTGACGTGAACATCGTTCCGCGAGATTTAAGCTCTGAAATAGAA GAAATGATAATATCGACTCAGTATATAAACGCGTCAGAAATCTCGAACGATTTATTCAAACACTACGTAAAATTGAAGAGACTCGAATTAAGCGATATCTGGGGAAAACGTGACAACCAGTCATCGTTGCTTATGGTGTTTCACGAGGATGCATTTTCGAAACTCGAGAAGTTAGAGAAGCTAACCATACATAAggtcaaatttgacaaaaatgcggATTTTATATGGCCTCCAAATTTAAAAAGATTGGAATTGACCATAGTAGAATTACAGCAACTCGTCAATACCAAATCATTGACCAACTTGGAGTATCTAGATTTATCGAATAATAAACTAGAGCAATTTCCAAAGCTGAATGAAAAAGCTTATAAGCTAGATACTATTATCTTGAAGGATAATCCTATTGCTATGATCACAGTGGAACAAGTGGCGCCCTATTGTTTGCTAACCACTTTGGATCTCGCATTAACGAAAGAggccaattttaccaaaaccgGTGTAGATTTTTGCCCCTGTCTGAGACTTCTCAATTGGCTGAAGAAAAAAGTCCCCTCGAGTGAAGGCATCAAACTGGAATGCGGATCGATTG GTAGCGGTGCAAATGCCATACAACTTGGGAACAGTCAATGCCCGAATTCGACCACTTTCACCGAGAAGGAATTGAAATTATACTCGGATTGTACAAGTACATCCGGTAACCCGGCCGATTCGCCGTTATGGGAGCTGTTACTTTACGCGGTGCTTTTCTCGGTCCTTTTTCCTATTGGGTATTTTGCCAACGAAGCTTATAATCGTTATTCTGCGCGGTCGGAGGACGCTTCTCATGTTTCGCACAATACTG GTAAACGACTCAAACGTCGATTAGCAGCTCACTGCAAGGAAAGTTATGAATGTGAAACCGAATGCGAAGAGGACTGCGTGGAAACTGAACAAGATGAAACTTGA